The following proteins come from a genomic window of Puntigrus tetrazona isolate hp1 chromosome 15, ASM1883169v1, whole genome shotgun sequence:
- the zgc:114130 gene encoding LOW QUALITY PROTEIN: mRNA decay activator protein ZFP36L1 (The sequence of the model RefSeq protein was modified relative to this genomic sequence to represent the inferred CDS: inserted 1 base in 1 codon), producing MPSYALNQFIDLDDVLCKHLLNLDLREPMKPSHAAAVGYRKPDSPVSSTGSGLSIDSIESGTMNSNCWGPQKISSQSKWTKMSFWSERSVSMVEGNTGSLGWSSAESGHLKQSPVTSGAVSLSGSTSSVTSSRYKTELCRTFAERGVCKYGGKCQFAHGPEELRDLNRHPKYKTEPCRTFHSIGFCPYGIRCHFVHNAEDDQVQSRPQTSNPAVQRPPLLKQSFSFSGFPTTPQLVEAPLAPSAFLRAPSVSTPTSTAMSDLLSLAFPDIDPNALLDQARELQPQFLPSPDSGYSHSGLTPTLSPTQLAPXPPEACLRQSPTGGASLGVRSLSRTSLSDHEGGSCSSSCSMSGSESSFGPEASGRRLPIFSQLSVPDDGVYNEGSNSGTSFFL from the exons CACCTTTTAAATCTTGATCTTCGAGAGCCGATGAAACCCTCGCACGCAGCTGCTGTTGGATACAGGAAGCCCGACAGCCCAGTTTCCTCCACCGGCTCAGGACTTTCTATTGACAGCATCGAGAGCGGGACCATGAACTCGAACTGCTGGGGCCCCCAGAAAATCTCATCACAGTCAAAGTGGACCAAGATGTCCTTTTGGTCCGAGCGCTCCGTTAGCATGGTGGAGGGCAACACTGGAAGCCTGGGTTGGTCTTCTGCAGAATCCGGGCATTTAAAGCAATCCCCGGTCACGTCCGGTGCCGTTTCCCTCTCCGGCTCCACGTCTTCGGTGACCTCGTCGCGCTACAAGACCGAGCTGTGCCGCACATTCGCCGAAAGAGGCGTGTGCAAGTACGGCGGCAAGTGTCAGTTCGCCCACGGCCCCGAAGAGCTGCGAGACCTCAACCGTCACCCGAAATACAAGACCGAGCCCTGCCGCACTTTCCACTCCATTGGCTTCTGCCCCTACGGCATCCGTTGCCATTTCGTGCACAACGCCGAAGACGATCAGGTTCAATCCCGACCCCAGACCTCCAACCCCGCCGTCCAAAGGCCTCCACTCCTGAAGCAGAGCTTCAGCTTCTCCGGGTTCCCGACAACACCCCAACTTGTAGAAGCCCCTCTAGCGCCCTCAGCGTTTCTACGAGCGCCTTCGGTTTCGACGCCGACGTCTACCGCCATGTCCGATCTTCTCTCCCTGGCCTTTCCCGATATAGACCCAAACGCCCTTCTGGACCAGGCCCGAGAGCTGCAGCCTCAATTCCTGCCCTCTCCCGACTCTGGCTACTCTCACTCGGGACTGACGCCCACTTTATCACCCACCCAGCTCGCCC TCCCACCCGAGGCCTGCCTTCGACAGAGTCCCACCGGAGGGGCTTCCCTAGGCGTCCGAAGCCTATCCCGCACCTCTCTCTCAGACCACGAGGGTGGCAGCTGCAGTTCTTCCTGCAGCATGAGCGGCTCTGAGTCGTCGTTCGGACCAGAAGCCAGCGGGCGCAGGCTTCCCATCTTCAGCCAGCTTTCGGTGCCCGACGACGGCGTCTACAACGAAGGCAGCAACTCCGGCACAAGCTTCTTCCTGTAG